The DNA window CACACTAAAAAAAGCAATGCATCAACAGAATACCATATAAAGTTCAAAGCATCTGACATTAAAACCAGACTGATATTCAAATTCAGAGACAAAATCATCtcctccaaaacaaaatatctcaaaattaCTCAATAAAAAAGTAGCAGGCATCAAATCAATTTAAAGCCCTATCAAAACATCTATAAAACACTCAGAACCTGAGCTTGGTGAAGAACCAGCGGTTTTTCCCTGTCTTGAACCGCTCCTCGAACCGCGCCTTGGTCTCCTTGGCCGCAGTCACCTTCTTATCCTTCGACTGCAAGCAATCCGCGGTGACGACATCCTTCAGATCCACGTCGAGCGTGTAGCGCGTGGGCATGATATGGTTGTAATTCACGAGCTTGATGAAGCACTTGACGCGCGACTTCTTCGCCTGCTTCTTCGCCGAGTCCTTGCGGATGACCTTGCGAGGGTACTTGGTTAGCCCCGCAACCAGGCAGTGGCCGTAGGGGCGGTCGCGGGTGCCGTCGTCGAATGAGCGGACGATCACCGCCTTGCGGCCGGCGTAGCGTCCTTGGAGGACCACGACGGCCTTGTTTGGCTTCAGGAACTTCACCATTTCCGCCGCTCACTAAGCTTTCTCACTCTAGACCtacctctccctctctctctctatggaGACTGAACGCATGCGAAGTGAAAACCCTAGCTACATATTTATACTCATATTTGGGCTTGGGCCGATTCATATGGGTGAAGTGAGGTAAGTATTTACTAACTTTACAACTGGGCCTGTGGCTCACCACAATTggcaatgtttttttttcataattgtaCTTAAATCATAATCCCTCGTTGTATCGTTTTTTTGGCACAATATCTAGAaagtggagtagtatttaatactccattcgtcccaaaaaaataagaatatttggGACGGTATAAAATTTAATGCatatttggtaaagtaagagatataataaaaattataattaaaataatattagtggATTAATGACCCACATTTTTGTTAGTGTTTAATGGTGGGTCCTAgcgatataagttgtaaataaattgatatatatggcTAAAGTGTTTTTGAGAActttccataaaagaaattagATAATCTTATGGGAtggataaaaaaaaggaaaatgtccttatttttataagatagaaggagtattattttaggcATTAGATTTATGAAAACTGTGTTTCATGATTTAGCAGTGAGAATAAAATGAGAGTAcaggaaataaaatataaggGATTCAATATAGTTTTTGTCATAactaaaaataactaaataacgtgaaGTAATTCActgtttcctaaaaataaaaactcttcGCATTTTGGtctatttcttaaaaatagaaattttttattttagaaaacctCTTTCTCTTTATGAGCAGGattcattttttactaatacatgcatttttcttttttatctctcttactttatcaattttatgttAAAACTTGTGTTGTATTAAAAGTTCCAATTTTTAGAAAACGGGGTAGTATAATAAGTTGGAACAAAGTTTattgtttaaaaattttatagtaCGGTATAGAATAGGAGTATAAGATCTCGAAATTGAATCAAACCGGCCCAATCcaccaaatttttttattataggtGTACAAGATTACTTAGgcttctttattatttattataggAGTACAAGATCACTTGGGCTTCTTATTCTAGCAAATTTATGTTTGTCATCGTTGGATCAAATACATTTGTTTCGGTCCTAGTTAAAGACGCCAACCAAAAAACCCtttatatttcatatttttgtcattttattgaATTGTCTAGTTCTTTGTTGCTCACTTTCCACTTTCCACTTTCCACTTTCCAGCAGCTAAATAAGATGTTGATATGTTTTACCACCATCCATCATTTTTAtgcttccattttttttttaagatcGACCAAAGCAAATTAATTGCACAAGATCAAGGAAGCAGCTATATTTATTCCACGgagtttattttattatttattttcttcatatatttttaaaatgatagtagtaTATTAGTATCAATATCTGTGAGAAATTAATATTGTTGTATTATATGTGTTGAAATTAATCTATACTTTCGATATTTTAAGTATTTATTTGTCTTACTTATTTCAAGGTTTACTTCAATTATTTGTACTTGAAAGGTATGATACGGCTTTACATTAGTTGATGTATGTATCGATAGATCTGGAGGTGTGCAATGTTACATGATCGAGAGAGGATCCATCTAAAGATTCAGGAACCTAGTTTGTTAGGGCATTCATTTAAAGTTTCTTGGAGTTGTATCAATTAGTAGTGTTATAGACAATTATGTTCATATACGATTAGGCATGACATATCCTGTGTACATAATAGGTCGTTTAGATATCTTGAATTAACTATATATTAATAGATgtgtttcattttctgcacttattttgaatttaattttgctCCATTTTAGCTATACTtattggagtattattttttcaaaacatgtGAATGAAACGAAGGGAATACTATTCTTTTATCTCATTTTGTTACTTCAGTAATTAAACACCCTATACAATTTATCTTTTAATGTATAAGATATTCAAGTTGCATTACTTAGAGTTACGTATAGTCCATATGGATACGATACCAACACCTATGTGTCTATATGCAATCGATTTTAGTGATGCTATAGTTCGTTGAAGATATGTTTTAATGAATGAGACCGTGCATAACTTTAATGAAATGATTACCAAATGGATGATAGGATTTACTAGTCTCCATTTTACGTATCGAGTACGTTTTAATGAATAGGATCGCATAGAACCAAATCTAACAAATATTTTACATAAGAAAGattcaatttcaaattaatgAACAACCCCTACTCATAGTCAAACATGGGATTTTAACCCTAACCCCTAAAGCTAATAAATTTATAGAGACAAATGACAAGTTGCAATTTAGTAAGCTATTTAATCAAGTGGTCTCTAACAACACTCCAATTCTTGAAACACCCACCTCTACCCCAATCACTCTTCCTAGACTTTTCCCTTGCAACTTGCAACACAACCCCACTTTTAAATATCCCACACCcttcccccctctctctctctctccctaatCGAATATGCAtccctcctccgcctcctcctcc is part of the Salvia splendens isolate huo1 chromosome 6, SspV2, whole genome shotgun sequence genome and encodes:
- the LOC121806309 gene encoding 60S ribosomal protein L27-3, coding for MVKFLKPNKAVVVLQGRYAGRKAVIVRSFDDGTRDRPYGHCLVAGLTKYPRKVIRKDSAKKQAKKSRVKCFIKLVNYNHIMPTRYTLDVDLKDVVTADCLQSKDKKVTAAKETKARFEERFKTGKNRWFFTKLRF